In Parasphingorhabdus halotolerans, a single window of DNA contains:
- the smpB gene encoding SsrA-binding protein SmpB, translating into MAKPRPIEFDKQKVVAENRRARYDYFIDEKFEAGLMLTGTEVKSLRFGAGTIAESYAEVKDDEVWLVNANIPEWSHGNRHNHVPTRPRKLLLSRREINKFYGAVMRKGMTIVPLSIYFNSKGRAKIELALAKGKKAPDKRATEKDRDWKRQQGRLMREHG; encoded by the coding sequence ATGGCAAAACCGCGCCCGATAGAATTTGATAAACAGAAAGTCGTCGCCGAGAACCGGCGCGCGCGCTATGATTATTTTATCGACGAGAAATTTGAAGCAGGGCTGATGCTGACGGGCACGGAGGTGAAATCGCTGCGCTTCGGGGCGGGCACGATTGCCGAAAGCTATGCCGAAGTGAAAGATGACGAGGTCTGGCTGGTCAATGCCAATATCCCTGAATGGAGCCATGGCAACCGGCACAATCATGTGCCCACACGGCCGCGCAAATTGCTGTTGAGCCGCCGCGAAATTAACAAATTCTATGGCGCTGTTATGCGCAAGGGCATGACTATTGTGCCGCTATCGATTTACTTCAATAGCAAAGGCCGGGCGAAAATAGAACTCGCGCTGGCCAAGGGCAAGAAAGCGCCGGACAAGCGCGCCACGGAGAAAGACCGGGACTGGAAACGGCAGCAAGGCCGGTTGATGCGCGAACATGGATGA
- a CDS encoding DUF2062 domain-containing protein, with amino-acid sequence MDDPKLDVRDKEFAAKAIVRFARWFESKMPTRAGMAKNKYLKPIAHRFLLTDLWRFNRRSVPRGVALGMLAGFIVPFGGQTFVALFLALPIRANVPIAAVTTLITNPFTYPFWFAIANQIGKFVLRIDKITVDSGLENKMGSSAGEWMQWFGMEVGVTFLGFVVLGVVFGSVGYVTSSFGWRWWIARKRKARLRKMGIAIALDEPK; translated from the coding sequence ATGGATGATCCGAAATTAGATGTTCGCGACAAGGAATTTGCTGCGAAAGCCATTGTGCGTTTTGCCCGCTGGTTTGAGAGTAAGATGCCAACGCGCGCCGGTATGGCAAAAAACAAATATTTGAAACCGATTGCCCATAGGTTTTTGCTCACGGATTTATGGCGTTTCAACCGCCGTTCGGTTCCTCGCGGCGTGGCGCTGGGTATGCTGGCCGGTTTCATCGTTCCCTTTGGCGGCCAGACATTTGTTGCGTTATTTCTGGCGTTACCAATCCGGGCCAATGTGCCGATCGCGGCGGTTACGACATTGATCACAAACCCCTTCACTTATCCATTCTGGTTTGCCATCGCCAACCAGATCGGAAAATTCGTTTTGCGGATTGATAAAATCACCGTCGATAGCGGTCTTGAAAATAAGATGGGCAGCAGTGCCGGCGAATGGATGCAATGGTTTGGTATGGAAGTCGGCGTTACCTTTTTGGGCTTTGTCGTTCTGGGAGTCGTGTTTGGAAGCGTTGGCTATGTAACAAGTTCATTCGGCTGGCGGTGGTGGATTGCCAGAAAACGCAAGGCGAGGCTCCGAAAAATGGGTATTGCTATTGCTCTCGACGAGCCAAAATGA